The Echinicola rosea genome has a segment encoding these proteins:
- a CDS encoding DUF2255 family protein, with translation MLSETLSKEEVQQIAEKDDFHIAPFREDGQTFGTLTWIWSVAVDGRLYVRAYNGIGSRWYQAAMGQKSGKITAVGLEKKVRFEPISGELNDKIDQAYREKYGGSPYLAPMISDRAKAATVEVLAAQ, from the coding sequence ATGCTATCAGAAACATTGAGCAAAGAGGAAGTCCAGCAAATTGCAGAAAAGGATGATTTTCACATCGCTCCTTTTCGGGAAGACGGTCAGACTTTTGGCACCCTCACTTGGATTTGGTCCGTAGCCGTGGACGGCAGGTTATATGTCCGTGCCTATAATGGGATTGGTTCGAGGTGGTATCAAGCTGCCATGGGTCAAAAAAGCGGTAAAATCACCGCAGTTGGACTGGAAAAGAAAGTGCGGTTTGAGCCAATATCAGGTGAGCTAAATGATAAGATTGATCAAGCGTACCGGGAAAAATACGGAGGGAGTCCATACTTGGCTCCCATGATCAGTGACCGAGCGAAGGCCGCTACTGTGGAGGTTTTGGCTGCCCAATAA
- a CDS encoding (R)-mandelonitrile lyase, with protein sequence MEIVKNEQLNSMEGPEDWFSGSVRIDPLFPKREVTQAAGALVTFEAGARTAWHTHPAGQTLIIQSGLGWVQREGGPIEVVKPGDIVWFEPNEKHWHGASSNKAMSHIAIQEEVNGTVVTWMEKVTDEQYSK encoded by the coding sequence ATGGAAATTGTTAAAAATGAACAACTGAATTCAATGGAAGGGCCTGAAGATTGGTTTTCAGGTTCGGTGAGGATCGATCCCTTATTTCCCAAAAGGGAAGTTACCCAAGCGGCTGGTGCCTTAGTGACCTTCGAGGCAGGTGCCAGGACGGCTTGGCACACCCATCCAGCAGGTCAGACGCTGATCATCCAGTCAGGTTTGGGCTGGGTGCAGCGGGAGGGAGGGCCGATAGAGGTCGTTAAGCCAGGGGACATCGTTTGGTTTGAGCCAAATGAAAAACATTGGCACGGAGCTTCCTCCAATAAGGCCATGAGCCATATAGCCATTCAAGAGGAGGTAAATGGTACTGTGGTGACTTGGATGGAAAAAGTAACAGATGAGCAATACTCAAAATAG
- a CDS encoding aldo/keto reductase: MMILEEKYSLSNGVEIPKLGLGTWFISDEDAAQAVKEAVEIGYRHIDTAQAYENEAGVGKGIRESGLKREDLFVTSKLAAEQKTYEGAKAAIDGSLEKMGLDYVDLMIIHSPKPWEEYQGEDRYFEGNRAAWRALEEAYEAGKLRAIGLSNFKEVDIENILTSCTIKPMVNQILAHIKNTPADLIRFCKDKGILIEAYSPLGHGELLKDKEVAQMAEKYGVSVPQLSIRYDLQLGLLPLPKTANPEHMKANAALDFEISDKDMEHLKHLEQINDYGEATVFPVFSGD, translated from the coding sequence ATGATGATTTTAGAAGAGAAATATTCATTGTCAAATGGGGTGGAAATTCCAAAACTGGGACTAGGTACCTGGTTTATCAGTGACGAGGATGCTGCGCAAGCTGTAAAGGAAGCGGTGGAAATCGGCTATCGCCACATCGATACCGCCCAGGCCTACGAAAATGAAGCTGGTGTGGGAAAGGGAATCCGTGAAAGCGGTTTAAAAAGAGAAGACCTGTTTGTTACGAGTAAATTGGCAGCTGAGCAGAAGACCTATGAAGGTGCCAAAGCTGCAATTGATGGTTCGTTGGAGAAAATGGGCCTTGATTATGTCGATTTGATGATCATCCATAGCCCAAAGCCATGGGAAGAATACCAGGGTGAGGACCGGTATTTTGAAGGGAACCGTGCCGCGTGGCGTGCCTTGGAAGAAGCTTATGAGGCCGGTAAACTAAGGGCAATAGGCCTCTCAAACTTTAAGGAAGTCGATATTGAAAATATCTTGACTTCCTGTACCATTAAGCCTATGGTCAACCAAATCCTGGCCCATATCAAGAATACCCCGGCCGACTTGATCCGGTTTTGTAAGGATAAGGGCATTTTGATAGAAGCTTATTCACCATTAGGACATGGCGAGTTGCTCAAAGATAAGGAGGTGGCCCAAATGGCTGAAAAATATGGTGTTTCCGTGCCACAGCTCAGCATTCGATATGATTTGCAATTGGGACTGTTACCATTGCCAAAAACAGCCAATCCGGAGCATATGAAGGCCAATGCTGCATTGGATTTTGAAATTTCCGATAAGGATATGGAGCATTTAAAGCACCTCGAACAGATAAATGACTATGGAGAGGCTACTGTGTTTCCAGTGTTTTCGGGGGATTAA
- a CDS encoding NAD(P)-dependent alcohol dehydrogenase has translation MTKKSQISDDSSRRAFIQQTVVLGAGLTLSNPVSVFSKGETAGKTVEPIKAKGYAATDESGVLSPWEFERRPVGDDDILIDVKFSSICHSDIHQEKGHWGKQVYPQVPGHEIVGVVSAVGKNVTKFKVGDRAGVGCMVDSCMECESCTHGEEHFCDRGETVFTYGYPSEESPSGITQGGYSNKMVVRDHFAVHIPDQLSFEEAAPLLCAGITTYSPLMKAQFQVGDKVGVAGIGGLGHLAVKLAVSKGGEVYAFTTTTEKVADIKSWGATEVIVVDEDYKNMQAFVKTLDYMICTIPYQFNVSPYVACVKPQGTFTFVGMPDASEITLNNLMLAFSRVNFNASLIGGIPETQEVVHYCADNGIRPQIQKIAAEEINDAWEKVVNKEARYRYVIDAATF, from the coding sequence ATGACAAAGAAATCCCAAATATCAGATGACAGCTCCCGGAGAGCTTTTATCCAGCAGACGGTCGTTTTGGGGGCAGGCCTGACCTTATCCAATCCAGTTTCAGTCTTTTCCAAGGGGGAAACAGCGGGAAAGACCGTAGAACCCATCAAAGCCAAGGGCTATGCAGCTACAGATGAATCCGGTGTGTTAAGCCCATGGGAGTTTGAACGGAGGCCGGTAGGGGATGATGATATCCTGATCGATGTTAAGTTTTCCAGTATTTGCCATTCTGACATCCACCAGGAAAAAGGACACTGGGGCAAGCAGGTGTATCCCCAAGTACCCGGTCATGAGATCGTCGGTGTGGTATCGGCAGTTGGCAAAAACGTTACCAAGTTCAAGGTGGGCGATCGTGCCGGGGTAGGGTGTATGGTGGACAGCTGTATGGAGTGTGAAAGCTGCACCCATGGTGAGGAACACTTTTGTGATCGCGGAGAGACGGTATTTACCTACGGATATCCTTCTGAGGAATCACCTTCAGGAATTACCCAGGGAGGTTATTCCAATAAGATGGTAGTGCGGGACCATTTTGCGGTACACATTCCCGACCAGCTCAGTTTTGAAGAAGCGGCCCCTCTTTTATGCGCAGGAATCACCACCTATTCGCCACTCATGAAAGCGCAATTTCAAGTAGGGGATAAGGTTGGGGTAGCGGGAATCGGAGGGCTTGGTCACCTGGCGGTAAAACTAGCGGTGTCCAAGGGGGGCGAAGTATATGCCTTTACCACCACCACCGAAAAAGTAGCGGATATTAAATCGTGGGGAGCCACGGAAGTAATCGTCGTGGATGAGGATTATAAAAACATGCAAGCCTTCGTTAAGACCTTGGATTATATGATCTGCACCATTCCCTACCAGTTTAACGTTTCACCATATGTGGCGTGTGTAAAGCCTCAGGGAACATTCACCTTCGTAGGGATGCCAGATGCCTCAGAAATAACCCTTAACAATCTGATGCTAGCATTTTCAAGGGTAAATTTTAATGCGTCTTTGATCGGAGGGATCCCTGAGACACAGGAGGTGGTCCATTATTGTGCGGATAATGGCATCCGGCCGCAGATTCAGAAAATTGCGGCCGAGGAGATTAATGACGCCTGGGAAAAGGTCGTCAACAAAGAAGCGCGGTATCGGTATGTGATCGATGCCGCTACATTTTAA